The following are from one region of the Methanoculleus caldifontis genome:
- a CDS encoding molybdopterin molybdotransferase MoeA: MSLFLSVVPVSEAVAAVQRIAPPSGCEEVPLEDALHRVLAQDVHADIDIPGFDRSTVDGYAVAAAETTGASEAIPAMLQCRGRVGMGSTDAGSISPGSCRYIPTGGALPGGADAVAMIEHTEQVGDDILIHRPVAPGENVVFQGEDFRAGEVVLSRGRVLSPRDIGVAAAVGADRVVVTRVPKIGIISTGNELVPVAATPGPGEVRDANSYLAGAFVTERGCHPVYFGIIRDDRAVLTQAVASALDECDAVLVSGGSSKDERDNTAAVIADLGEVLIHGIALAPGKPTIIGTVRGKPVIGLPGHPASAFVVLVAVVDHLLAAMLDSAVSRRTVRARLTQNVPSARGREDYVRVSVRDTEATPVFGKSGLLNTLARSEGLVRVPASSEGLEVGEEVEVILW; this comes from the coding sequence ATGAGCCTCTTTCTATCGGTCGTCCCGGTCAGCGAGGCCGTGGCAGCGGTGCAGAGGATCGCGCCGCCGTCCGGGTGCGAGGAGGTGCCGCTTGAGGACGCACTCCACCGGGTCCTCGCGCAGGACGTCCATGCCGACATCGATATCCCCGGCTTCGACCGGTCGACGGTCGACGGTTACGCGGTCGCCGCGGCCGAGACGACCGGGGCCTCCGAGGCCATCCCCGCGATGCTCCAGTGCCGGGGCCGGGTGGGGATGGGGAGCACGGACGCCGGGAGCATCTCCCCCGGGTCGTGCCGTTACATCCCGACCGGCGGCGCTCTTCCCGGGGGTGCGGACGCGGTCGCGATGATCGAGCATACCGAGCAGGTCGGCGACGATATCCTGATCCACCGGCCGGTGGCGCCCGGCGAGAACGTGGTCTTCCAGGGCGAGGACTTCCGCGCCGGCGAGGTGGTCCTCAGCCGGGGCCGCGTCCTCTCCCCGCGGGACATCGGCGTCGCCGCCGCGGTCGGTGCCGACCGGGTCGTCGTGACGAGGGTCCCGAAGATCGGGATCATCTCCACGGGAAACGAGCTCGTCCCCGTCGCCGCGACCCCCGGGCCGGGCGAGGTCCGGGACGCGAACTCCTACCTTGCCGGCGCCTTCGTGACGGAGCGGGGCTGCCATCCGGTCTACTTCGGGATCATCCGGGACGACCGGGCGGTGCTGACACAGGCGGTCGCATCAGCGCTCGATGAGTGCGACGCGGTCCTGGTATCGGGGGGCTCCTCCAAGGACGAGCGGGACAACACCGCCGCCGTCATCGCGGACCTCGGCGAGGTGCTGATCCACGGGATCGCTCTCGCGCCGGGCAAGCCCACCATCATCGGGACGGTCCGCGGAAAACCGGTCATCGGGCTCCCCGGCCACCCGGCCTCGGCCTTCGTCGTGCTCGTCGCCGTCGTCGACCACCTCCTCGCGGCGATGCTTGACTCCGCCGTCTCCCGGCGGACCGTGCGCGCACGGCTGACGCAGAACGTCCCCTCGGCCCGCGGCCGGGAGGACTACGTCCGGGTCAGCGTCAGGGACACTGAAGCGACGCCGGTCTTCGGGAAGTCCGGGCTCCTCAACACCCTGGCCCGGAGCGAGGGGCTGGTACGGGTCCCGGCATCGAGCGAGGGGCTTGAAGTGGGAGAAGAAGTCGAGGTGATCCTGTGGTGA
- a CDS encoding D-aminoacyl-tRNA deacylase, whose translation MYVLMRIALINSKEDLAGANIRDHLRAAIAEGGPWPLAQQHMLVFHEVQGRLIYQDRIDDTIDADLIIFISRHSSVQAVPALTVHVTGNYDAADLGGEPEALAPAAPAWMHAILGNLAARAPEGYRVSYEVTHHGPTALAVPSLFVEIGSTATEWADPAAGRAVAESILSAAPQETINLVGFGGTHYAVRQTEIALSSRGAFGHIVPTRQAGALTPAMIGRMREASRAVAAYIDRKSLSPAEAGRIGRMLDGAGLPLLSESEIVEASRLEWHTYLRVREVAETIAAGSRIRIHGLAGEGTPVPVDVNPDLVEETVKSDKDGFFAALSDFPVVSLSDGSKEVLPTFICFADTASRLASDITTLCVKLILICENAVIDGDHLVLRKVRFDPGKARTLGVPKGPLFAMLAGGKAVEIEGRRITPDAVQTTSVKRIPIPGLENYI comes from the coding sequence ATGTATGTACTGATGCGGATCGCGCTGATCAACTCAAAGGAAGACCTGGCAGGTGCAAACATCCGCGACCATCTCAGGGCCGCGATCGCGGAGGGCGGGCCCTGGCCGCTTGCACAGCAGCATATGCTCGTCTTCCACGAGGTGCAGGGGAGACTGATCTATCAGGACCGGATCGACGATACGATCGATGCCGATCTCATCATCTTCATCTCCCGGCACTCGAGCGTCCAGGCGGTCCCCGCCCTGACCGTCCACGTGACCGGCAACTACGATGCCGCCGACCTCGGCGGGGAGCCGGAAGCCCTCGCACCCGCGGCCCCGGCATGGATGCATGCCATCCTCGGCAACCTCGCCGCCCGTGCCCCGGAGGGCTACCGGGTCTCCTACGAGGTGACGCACCACGGCCCGACGGCGCTTGCCGTGCCCTCTCTCTTCGTCGAGATCGGGTCCACCGCCACGGAGTGGGCCGACCCGGCCGCCGGGAGAGCGGTCGCGGAGAGCATCCTCTCCGCGGCGCCTCAAGAGACGATCAACCTCGTCGGGTTCGGGGGGACCCACTACGCCGTGCGCCAGACCGAGATCGCCCTCTCGTCGCGGGGCGCCTTCGGCCACATCGTGCCGACGCGGCAGGCCGGCGCCCTCACCCCCGCCATGATCGGGCGGATGAGAGAGGCGAGCCGTGCGGTCGCCGCTTACATCGACAGAAAATCGCTCTCCCCCGCCGAGGCCGGGCGGATCGGGCGGATGCTCGATGGCGCCGGGCTCCCTCTCCTCTCCGAGTCGGAGATCGTCGAGGCCTCCCGTCTCGAATGGCATACCTACCTCAGGGTGAGGGAGGTTGCCGAAACGATCGCTGCCGGTTCCCGCATCCGCATTCACGGCCTTGCTGGAGAAGGAACTCCCGTTCCGGTCGATGTGAACCCCGATCTGGTCGAGGAAACGGTTAAATCCGATAAAGATGGGTTTTTTGCCGCATTGAGCGATTTCCCCGTGGTAAGCCTCTCCGACGGGTCAAAAGAAGTCCTTCCCACGTTTATCTGCTTTGCGGATACGGCCTCTCGACTCGCAAGTGATATAACTACCCTGTGTGTAAAACTCATACTTATCTGTGAAAATGCTGTAATCGACGGTGATCACCTCGTCCTCCGGAAGGTGCGGTTCGACCCCGGGAAGGCGCGCACGCTCGGGGTCCCGAAAGGACCGCTTTTTGCCATGCTTGCCGGCGGGAAAGCGGTTGAGATCGAGGGACGGCGGATCACCCCCGATGCAGTACAGACAACCAGCGTGAAGCGGATACCTATCCCGGGATTGGAGAATTACATATGA
- the ftsZ gene encoding cell division protein FtsZ: protein MKSIVEEALSRAREEQRFAEPMGVDKDLEDILMELRTEIAVVGCGGGGSNTVTRMAEEGINGARLVAINTDAQHLIRTRADTRILIGRQRTRGLGAGSIPQVGEEAALENEDDIKRAVEGCDMVFITTGLGGGTGTGSAPVVAKSAREEGALTIAVVTLPFTAEGAIRGQNAEAGLERLREVADTVIVVPNDRLLEVVPRLPLHAAFKVSDEVLMRAVKGITELITMPGLVNLDFADVRTVMERGGVAMIGMGESDSEDKAADSVKKALRSPLLDVDISGASAALVNVVGGPDMTMFEAEAVIQEVYDRIDPDARIIWGAQVDPEMQGRMRTLLVVTGVRSPQIYGRNEKSMPRMMKQFEIDFLK, encoded by the coding sequence ATGAAATCCATCGTAGAAGAGGCACTTTCACGGGCACGAGAGGAGCAGCGCTTTGCTGAGCCCATGGGGGTCGACAAGGATCTTGAAGATATCCTCATGGAACTCCGGACTGAGATCGCGGTCGTCGGTTGCGGCGGCGGCGGTTCGAACACGGTCACCCGGATGGCGGAAGAAGGGATCAACGGAGCGCGGCTGGTCGCGATCAACACCGACGCCCAGCACCTCATCCGGACCCGGGCGGACACCCGGATCCTGATCGGGAGGCAGAGGACCCGCGGGCTTGGTGCGGGCTCGATCCCCCAGGTCGGCGAGGAGGCGGCGCTCGAGAACGAGGACGACATCAAGCGGGCCGTCGAGGGCTGCGACATGGTCTTCATCACCACCGGTCTCGGGGGCGGGACCGGCACCGGCTCCGCACCCGTGGTCGCGAAGTCCGCCCGTGAGGAGGGCGCCCTGACGATCGCCGTCGTCACCCTGCCGTTCACTGCCGAAGGCGCCATCCGCGGGCAGAACGCCGAGGCAGGTCTCGAGCGGCTCCGTGAGGTGGCGGATACCGTCATCGTCGTCCCGAACGACCGCCTGCTCGAGGTCGTTCCCCGGCTCCCCCTCCACGCCGCCTTCAAGGTCTCCGACGAGGTGCTGATGCGGGCGGTCAAGGGCATCACCGAACTGATCACGATGCCCGGGCTCGTCAACCTCGACTTCGCCGATGTCCGGACCGTCATGGAGCGCGGCGGCGTCGCGATGATCGGGATGGGCGAGAGCGACAGTGAGGACAAGGCCGCCGACTCCGTCAAGAAGGCGCTGCGCTCCCCGCTGCTCGATGTCGATATCTCCGGGGCGAGCGCGGCGCTCGTCAACGTGGTCGGCGGTCCGGATATGACGATGTTCGAGGCGGAAGCCGTAATCCAGGAGGTCTACGACCGCATCGACCCGGACGCCCGGATCATCTGGGGCGCGCAGGTCGATCCCGAGATGCAGGGCCGGATGCGGACGCTCCTCGTCGTCACCGGCGTCCGGTCACCACAAATATATGGGAGAAACGAAAAGAGTATGCCACGCATGATGAAACAGTTTGAGATCGACTTCCTGAAGTGA
- a CDS encoding protein translocase SEC61 complex subunit gamma: protein MMDYKEKFDEVKSFKLDEELFKKYWRVLKLARTPTRDEFSKIAIVAAAGILLVGLVGFIVYEIMLVLPN from the coding sequence ATGATGGACTATAAAGAGAAATTCGATGAAGTAAAGTCGTTCAAGCTCGATGAGGAACTCTTCAAGAAGTACTGGCGCGTGCTGAAACTGGCACGGACGCCGACCCGCGACGAGTTCTCCAAGATCGCGATCGTGGCAGCTGCCGGGATCCTGCTCGTCGGTCTTGTCGGCTTTATCGTATACGAGATCATGCTGGTCCTGCCGAACTGA
- a CDS encoding transcription elongation factor Spt5: MAESVNRVYAIKTTAKQERTVADNIDKVIREQKDIHVMAVMVPEELKGYVLVESPDSIARIEQLVELIPHARAVVQGSTALSEVEHFLVPKPVVSGITEGTIVEIIAGPFKGEKAVVKRIDSGKEEITVELYESMVPIPITVRGDSVRVVERSEDAR; the protein is encoded by the coding sequence ATGGCTGAGAGCGTAAACAGAGTATATGCGATCAAGACGACCGCGAAGCAGGAGCGGACGGTAGCCGACAACATCGATAAGGTGATCCGCGAGCAGAAGGACATCCACGTGATGGCCGTCATGGTCCCCGAGGAGCTGAAAGGCTACGTTCTCGTGGAGAGTCCCGACTCCATCGCCCGGATCGAGCAGCTGGTCGAGCTGATCCCCCACGCGCGCGCGGTGGTGCAGGGCTCGACCGCACTCTCCGAGGTCGAGCACTTCCTGGTCCCGAAACCGGTGGTCAGCGGCATCACCGAGGGCACCATCGTCGAGATCATTGCAGGCCCCTTCAAGGGCGAAAAAGCTGTCGTAAAGAGGATCGATTCCGGAAAGGAAGAGATCACGGTCGAACTATACGAGAGTATGGTCCCCATCCCGATCACCGTGCGCGGCGACTCCGTCCGCGTCGTGGAACGGTCGGAAGACGCCCGCTGA
- a CDS encoding 50S ribosomal protein L11 → MAETVEVLVPGGKATAGPPLGPALGPLGINVKAVVDEINKKTADFNGMQVPVTVTVDDKRNFTIEVGIPPTTALVMKEAGITKGSAEPGALVAGDLPLEAAVRIARMKLDDMLSYDLKSAVKEVVGTCVSVGVTVEGRKPREMIQAINNGEYDGVLVA, encoded by the coding sequence ATGGCAGAAACGGTCGAGGTATTGGTACCTGGCGGCAAGGCCACAGCAGGCCCGCCTCTGGGCCCCGCACTCGGACCTCTCGGTATCAACGTGAAGGCCGTCGTCGATGAGATCAACAAAAAGACGGCTGACTTCAACGGCATGCAAGTGCCGGTGACGGTCACAGTCGACGACAAGCGGAACTTCACGATTGAGGTGGGCATTCCGCCCACGACGGCGCTCGTCATGAAAGAGGCCGGTATCACGAAGGGGTCTGCAGAGCCGGGTGCTTTAGTGGCAGGAGATCTGCCGCTGGAGGCCGCCGTCCGTATTGCCCGTATGAAGCTTGATGACATGCTCTCGTATGATCTGAAATCGGCCGTCAAAGAGGTCGTTGGAACGTGCGTGAGCGTCGGTGTCACCGTCGAGGGCAGGAAGCCCCGCGAGATGATCCAGGCCATCAACAACGGGGAATACGACGGCGTACTCGTCGCATAG
- a CDS encoding 50S ribosomal protein L1 encodes MVDKTSIQKAVMAALEKAPERKFKESVDITVNLRNVDMSQPKNRIDETILLPNSLDNVKIAVLGKGDITTQAKEVNVDLIIGPEEIERLGGEPREARKMAEDYQFFLAETAMMPLVGRYLGVRLGPRGRMPMPVPQGMDVRPIVQRLRSSVKIRTKDKKVFHAKVGSAGMEPVAIAENIDVVLRRVESVLESGALNIHSVYVKTTMGPAVRVI; translated from the coding sequence ATGGTTGATAAAACCAGTATACAGAAAGCCGTGATGGCGGCACTGGAGAAGGCTCCGGAACGGAAGTTCAAGGAGAGCGTGGATATCACCGTCAACCTCAGGAATGTCGATATGTCCCAGCCCAAGAATCGTATCGATGAGACGATTCTCCTCCCGAACAGCCTTGACAACGTCAAGATCGCTGTGCTCGGGAAGGGCGACATCACCACGCAGGCAAAAGAGGTGAATGTGGACCTTATCATTGGACCTGAGGAGATCGAGCGGCTCGGTGGGGAACCCCGGGAAGCCCGTAAGATGGCGGAGGATTACCAGTTCTTCCTTGCCGAGACGGCAATGATGCCTCTCGTCGGCCGTTACCTCGGTGTCAGGCTCGGTCCGCGCGGAAGGATGCCGATGCCCGTTCCGCAGGGAATGGACGTCAGGCCTATTGTTCAGCGTCTCCGGAGTTCAGTCAAGATCCGGACGAAGGACAAGAAGGTCTTCCACGCGAAGGTCGGTTCGGCCGGGATGGAACCCGTAGCGATCGCCGAGAATATCGACGTGGTCCTCCGGAGAGTCGAGTCGGTCCTGGAGAGCGGCGCGCTCAACATCCACTCGGTCTACGTGAAGACGACCATGGGGCCGGCAGTGAGGGTGATCTAG
- a CDS encoding 50S ribosomal protein L10 has protein sequence MALYTHHLPRWKKEEVEEIKRGIEEHTLVGVVDMYGIPASQIQQIRRNLRGTATVKMARNTLIEHALNELGGSVATLNNHADGQSALIFTDENPFKLFKLLEKTKTKMAAKPGETAPEDIVVPKGPTTFKPGPIVGELQQVGIPAAIEGGKVKIRETKTVVKKGEVINKKVAEALVKLSIKPMDVGLILLAAHYKNTVFTPDLLAIDEEGYLNNIMLAARQAFNLSVNAAIPTPLTIEAIIGKAVREARSVGVEAPIYEKDIADLIIGRAQREMLVVALAAQGHGFELDEATLKAAAAATAAAPAAAPAASEAKPEEEEKEEEKKEEGEESGMAGLGALFG, from the coding sequence ATGGCACTCTACACGCACCACCTGCCCAGGTGGAAGAAGGAAGAAGTAGAGGAGATCAAGCGCGGTATCGAGGAGCACACCCTCGTCGGCGTCGTGGATATGTACGGCATCCCTGCCTCGCAGATCCAGCAGATCCGGCGGAACCTCCGCGGCACCGCGACGGTGAAGATGGCCCGCAACACGCTGATCGAGCACGCCTTAAACGAGCTCGGCGGCAGCGTCGCGACGTTAAACAATCACGCCGACGGCCAGAGTGCCCTGATCTTCACGGACGAGAACCCCTTCAAGCTCTTCAAACTGCTGGAGAAGACGAAGACCAAGATGGCGGCGAAGCCCGGCGAGACCGCTCCCGAGGATATCGTCGTCCCGAAGGGTCCGACCACCTTCAAGCCCGGCCCGATCGTGGGCGAGCTTCAGCAGGTGGGCATTCCCGCAGCCATCGAGGGCGGAAAGGTCAAGATCCGTGAGACCAAGACGGTCGTAAAGAAGGGCGAGGTCATCAACAAGAAGGTTGCCGAGGCCCTCGTGAAGCTCAGCATCAAGCCGATGGACGTCGGTCTGATCCTGCTCGCTGCACACTACAAGAACACCGTCTTCACGCCGGACCTCCTCGCAATCGACGAAGAGGGGTACCTCAACAACATCATGCTCGCTGCCCGGCAGGCGTTCAACCTCTCGGTGAACGCGGCTATCCCGACTCCGCTGACGATCGAGGCGATCATCGGCAAGGCGGTGCGCGAGGCCCGGAGCGTGGGTGTCGAGGCGCCGATCTACGAGAAGGATATCGCCGACCTGATCATCGGCCGCGCACAGCGCGAGATGCTCGTCGTCGCGCTCGCGGCACAGGGCCACGGTTTCGAGCTTGATGAGGCGACCCTGAAGGCCGCCGCTGCGGCGACCGCTGCGGCGCCTGCCGCTGCCCCGGCAGCATCCGAGGCGAAGCCCGAGGAAGAAGAGAAGGAAGAGGAGAAGAAGGAAGAGGGAGAGGAGAGCGGCATGGCCGGTCTCGGTGCCCTCTTCGGCTAA
- the rpl12p gene encoding 50S ribosomal protein P1, producing the protein MEYIYAALLLHNAGKDVTEENVTAVLNAAGVAVQDARVKALVAALEGVNIEEAISKAAVAPVAAAPAAAAPAAAAPAAAEEAEEEGKKEEEEESGMAGLGALFG; encoded by the coding sequence ATGGAGTATATCTACGCTGCACTGCTCCTGCACAACGCAGGCAAGGACGTAACTGAAGAGAATGTGACTGCTGTCCTGAACGCGGCCGGTGTCGCCGTCCAGGATGCCCGCGTGAAGGCCCTCGTCGCCGCACTCGAAGGCGTGAACATCGAGGAGGCCATCAGCAAGGCCGCCGTCGCGCCGGTCGCCGCCGCACCCGCGGCAGCCGCCCCTGCAGCAGCCGCACCCGCGGCCGCGGAAGAGGCCGAGGAAGAGGGGAAGAAGGAAGAGGAAGAAGAGAGCGGCATGGCCGGTCTCGGCGCCCTCTTCGGCTAA
- a CDS encoding PKD domain-containing protein, whose amino-acid sequence MSDISTGCRVALFTLCLGLFTGMLAFPAAALMVDLSPSYLAEHSDAIATGTITSVESRWDEAGTGIETVVSFSVGETLAGGLPEDPVLVLPGGTVDRITLWVEDVPVFFPGETVGLFLKERPDGSYLPVGLSQGVVPLADGSGAKDRAAGLLTAEEFGGRVDAALQGDAGISWTTATSVPAPVGTAAISSGAVAPTSASAGTGTELTITGTGFGAKASRESNADVAFFFTSISGTSYWIYATGYIPVENWQSINPNDIVSWTDSKIVCRVPTGTAWRGQTYRGSAGSGPVYVLHDNGATTSGPYSLTVPFGWSKSRWQGTAPVVPFYVNPPAVSGALTAAQNAAATWTAVQGSDFSFQYAGTTTSTDRIYNYKNEILWGDIATDGVLAQASTWSSAGQVVECDIKFNTRYSWSTNPGTGQFDIETVCLHELGHWVQLLDLYGNVQGYPSDTAKVMYGRVGAGQIKRTLTDADAAGACWIYPGQVPAPAIAGITPNSGYAGSLVQVTGLSGTGFVDGATVRLTRTGQPDIVATGVSVVSSSKIACTLDLAGREAGAWSIVVTNPDGQSAVLPQGFTVRTPVALTLTAGEDTVMRGNPFDLTLGGESSRTYFIYIQAAEGTSPAEYPFIAPGQPGVSSIGTTGPRTVANATAASQANVTAGPSGTCTVRFETNASTKPQNYTIEAIDWTDPSRSASVTVSVERGMVTLTVPGAGTFRIGEEVVLGGTNTDSPVTYLSVTGPGLPLNGTGPDDLTAPCVTGDADTFTQAAVAPDGTWEYRWGTAAIAEGVYTVYAAAEPRSAADLAGTAHAIAGIEFVPAPNASFTADATAGPAPLTVRFTDTTTENPSSWLWDFGDGSVSTDQNPTHTYTLPGNHTVTLSVDGGLSTATRPEYVRVTPVLFGDANEDGMVNQADTLIVLQEVVGIREQPAAGTDRFSKTDVHTNGVIDVGDALFIAQYNVGLRDVWFGAL is encoded by the coding sequence ATGAGTGATATCTCAACCGGGTGCAGGGTTGCTCTTTTCACCCTCTGCCTTGGCCTGTTTACGGGCATGCTCGCATTCCCGGCAGCAGCGCTCATGGTCGACCTCTCCCCCTCGTACCTTGCAGAGCACTCGGACGCGATAGCGACCGGGACGATCACCTCCGTCGAGAGCCGGTGGGACGAGGCCGGCACCGGAATCGAGACCGTCGTCTCCTTCTCGGTCGGCGAGACCCTCGCGGGCGGACTCCCGGAGGACCCCGTCCTGGTACTCCCGGGCGGAACGGTGGATAGGATTACGCTCTGGGTGGAGGACGTTCCGGTCTTCTTCCCGGGTGAGACCGTCGGGCTCTTCCTGAAAGAGCGTCCCGACGGGTCTTACCTGCCGGTCGGCCTCTCGCAGGGGGTCGTGCCGCTCGCCGACGGGTCCGGGGCAAAGGACCGGGCGGCAGGCCTGCTCACGGCCGAAGAGTTCGGCGGGAGGGTGGACGCCGCGCTGCAGGGCGACGCCGGAATCTCGTGGACGACGGCAACGTCGGTCCCCGCGCCGGTCGGGACAGCGGCAATCTCTTCTGGCGCCGTCGCCCCGACGAGCGCATCGGCGGGGACCGGGACCGAGTTGACGATAACCGGGACAGGGTTCGGGGCCAAAGCGTCCAGGGAGAGCAACGCCGACGTCGCGTTCTTCTTCACCTCGATCAGCGGCACATCCTACTGGATCTACGCTACCGGCTACATCCCGGTCGAGAACTGGCAGAGCATCAACCCGAACGATATCGTTTCCTGGACCGACTCGAAGATCGTCTGCAGGGTCCCGACCGGGACGGCCTGGCGGGGGCAGACATACCGGGGGTCGGCAGGCAGCGGGCCGGTCTACGTGCTTCACGACAACGGGGCGACCACATCGGGCCCATACTCGCTCACCGTCCCGTTCGGGTGGAGCAAGAGCCGCTGGCAGGGAACGGCACCCGTCGTCCCCTTCTACGTCAATCCCCCTGCGGTATCGGGCGCTCTCACTGCGGCGCAGAACGCCGCCGCGACGTGGACGGCGGTCCAGGGCTCCGACTTCTCCTTCCAGTATGCCGGGACCACGACCTCGACGGACAGGATCTACAACTACAAAAACGAGATCCTCTGGGGCGACATCGCCACGGACGGGGTGCTTGCCCAGGCGAGCACATGGTCCAGCGCGGGACAGGTTGTCGAGTGCGACATCAAGTTCAACACCCGGTACTCCTGGTCGACCAACCCCGGGACCGGGCAGTTTGATATCGAGACGGTCTGTCTCCACGAACTCGGTCACTGGGTCCAGCTCCTCGACCTCTATGGGAACGTCCAGGGATACCCCTCCGACACGGCGAAGGTGATGTACGGCCGGGTCGGGGCCGGCCAGATCAAGCGCACCCTGACCGACGCTGACGCCGCCGGAGCATGCTGGATCTATCCCGGCCAGGTCCCGGCCCCGGCGATCGCCGGGATCACCCCGAACTCCGGGTATGCCGGCAGCCTCGTGCAGGTCACGGGCCTTTCAGGGACCGGCTTTGTGGACGGCGCCACGGTGAGGCTCACCCGGACGGGTCAGCCCGATATCGTGGCGACAGGCGTCTCGGTCGTCTCCTCATCGAAGATCGCCTGCACGCTCGATCTTGCCGGAAGAGAGGCAGGAGCCTGGAGCATCGTCGTGACGAACCCGGACGGACAGTCGGCCGTACTCCCGCAGGGCTTCACCGTCAGGACCCCGGTCGCCCTCACCCTCACCGCCGGGGAGGATACAGTCATGCGCGGCAACCCGTTCGATCTGACCCTCGGCGGCGAGAGCAGCCGGACCTATTTCATATACATCCAGGCGGCCGAAGGCACCTCCCCGGCGGAGTACCCGTTCATCGCACCCGGACAGCCCGGCGTAAGCAGCATCGGGACCACGGGGCCCCGGACGGTGGCGAACGCGACTGCGGCCTCGCAGGCAAACGTCACCGCTGGGCCATCCGGCACCTGTACAGTCCGGTTTGAGACGAACGCTTCGACAAAGCCGCAGAACTACACCATCGAGGCGATCGACTGGACCGACCCCTCACGCTCGGCAAGCGTCACGGTGAGCGTGGAGCGGGGAATGGTCACCCTCACGGTGCCGGGGGCCGGCACCTTCCGCATCGGGGAAGAGGTCGTGCTCGGCGGCACCAACACAGACTCTCCCGTCACCTATCTCTCCGTCACCGGTCCGGGCCTTCCCCTGAACGGCACGGGACCTGACGACCTGACCGCGCCCTGCGTGACGGGAGATGCCGATACGTTCACGCAGGCCGCCGTCGCGCCGGACGGCACCTGGGAGTACCGGTGGGGGACCGCCGCCATCGCGGAGGGGGTATATACGGTCTATGCCGCCGCGGAACCGAGGTCAGCAGCGGATCTTGCCGGGACAGCGCACGCAATCGCCGGGATAGAGTTCGTCCCGGCGCCGAACGCGTCCTTCACCGCCGACGCCACCGCCGGCCCTGCCCCGCTCACCGTCCGGTTCACCGATACCACGACGGAGAACCCGTCATCCTGGCTCTGGGACTTCGGCGACGGGAGTGTGTCGACAGACCAGAATCCGACTCATACCTACACCCTCCCCGGCAACCACACCGTCACGCTCTCGGTGGACGGCGGGCTCTCGACCGCCACGAGACCGGAATACGTCAGGGTCACCCCGGTCCTCTTCGGCGACGCGAACGAGGACGGCATGGTCAACCAGGCGGATACCCTCATCGTCCTCCAGGAGGTCGTGGGGATCCGGGAGCAGCCCGCCGCCGGCACCGACCGGTTCAGCAAGACCGATGTCCATACAAACGGCGTGATCGACGTCGGGGACGCCCTCTTCATCGCCCAGTACAACGTCGGCCTCCGGGACGTCTGGTTCGGGGCGCTCTGA